In Theileria equi strain WA chromosome 4 map unlocalized gcontig_1105316255033, whole genome shotgun sequence, the following are encoded in one genomic region:
- a CDS encoding conserved hypothetical protein (encoded by transcript BEWA_015140A), translated as MPTLSLDLVYLFTHPLIKNPQNEFRLRVLEWLIKSLSSNDAGKYLEISLFRLRFLDLPRLGQIFKIIEDVCHLVNLELKDIKINLEDEDLFKKKGLSDLKDENNEVSYIHNPTSEFEIEMLGIILPLLTHKYLYSIYGIDTSTNILIHGTNSGNQFIRWFKSVQECVNRAENGIQPRRTLQLSVIRMADLLLPYFGESEQMLRYLFESSIENATDGVLCICLDGLHYFSTTKDTLEPLERRLLATLLLLLDGINKKNSRCEDVSIIVVATSDHSPEILDGALLRPGRLYKTIHVD; from the exons ATGCCAACTCTGAGTCTGGATCTAGTCTACCTATTTACACATCCCTTGATAAAGAATCCTCAAAATGAATTCCGTTTAAGAGTACTTGAGTGGTTAATAAAGTCCTTATCTTCAAATGATGCTGGAAAATATCTAGAAATATCCCTGTTTAGACTTAGATTCCTAGATCTACCTCGGCTGGGccaaatttttaaaataataGAAGATGTATGTCATTTGGTCAATCTAGAACTTAAAGATATCAAGATAAACCTTG aagatgaggatttATTCAAGAAAAAGGGTTTGTCAGACTTGAAGGATGAGAATAACGAAGTATCGTATATTCATAATCCAACATCTGAGTTTGAAATTGAGATGTTAGGTATAATCCTTCCTTTACTCACTCACAAGTATCTCTACTCGATCTACGGTATAGACACAAGCACCAATATCCTTATTCATGGAACCAACTCTGGAAATCAATTCATAAGGTGGTTTAAAAGCGTACaggaatgtgtaaataGAGCTGAAAATGGTATTCAACCAAGAAGAACCTTACAACTATCGGTCATTCGCATGGCAGATTTGCTCCTTCCATATTTCGGTGAAAGCGAGCAAATGCTTAGGTATCTATTTGAGTCATCCATAGAAAATGCTACTGATGGAGTATTATGCATATGCTTAGATGGATTGCACTATTTTTCGACTACAAAAGATACTCTTGAACCACTTGAAAGAAGGTTGTTAGCTACACTATTACTTCTACTAGATGGAATCAACAAAAAGAATTCTAGGTGCGAAGATGTTTCAATCATTGT